A section of the Patescibacteria group bacterium genome encodes:
- the heR gene encoding heliorhodopsin HeR, with product MSKKKKITIEGLRKFNIFMFFFFALQAGILLLIASQKVKFPITTNYLTFDLATETLVSSSKTLFDLPLVWPVIAFVLICMLSHLLISTIWFRGYKKDLKAGMNRARWIEYSFSASIMIVAISLLTGIYDLSSLIMLFALVMVMNLCGLIMEIHNQTTAKTNWISYIVGCIAGIVPWAVIAIYFWASASSATGGAQIPAFVYWIFITIFIFFNCFAINMFLQYKKWGPWSNYLYGERVYIILSLVAKTALVWQVFAGTLRP from the coding sequence ATGTCTAAGAAAAAAAAGATAACTATTGAGGGCTTAAGGAAATTTAACATTTTCATGTTTTTCTTTTTTGCCCTGCAAGCTGGAATATTGTTACTCATTGCCAGCCAAAAAGTAAAATTTCCAATAACTACCAACTATTTAACTTTCGATTTAGCTACCGAGACCTTAGTATCATCTAGTAAAACGCTGTTTGACTTGCCCTTGGTTTGGCCAGTCATAGCCTTTGTTCTAATATGTATGTTGTCGCACCTGCTGATTTCTACAATATGGTTTAGGGGCTACAAAAAAGACCTTAAGGCTGGCATGAACCGGGCTCGCTGGATAGAATATAGTTTTTCTGCCAGCATAATGATTGTGGCTATATCTCTGCTTACTGGTATATATGACCTATCAAGCTTAATAATGCTATTTGCGCTGGTTATGGTAATGAACTTGTGTGGCTTAATAATGGAAATACACAACCAGACAACAGCAAAAACTAATTGGATTAGCTATATTGTGGGCTGTATTGCCGGCATAGTTCCCTGGGCAGTGATTGCTATTTACTTCTGGGCTAGTGCCTCTAGTGCCACTGGCGGCGCCCAAATACCGGCCTTTGTTTACTGGATATTTATAACCATCTTTATTTTCTTCAATTGCTTCGCCATAAACATGTTCTTGCAGTACAAAAAATGGGGGCCCTGGAGCAACTACCTGTATGGCGAGAGAGTGTATATTATTCTTAGCTTGGTAGCCAAAACAGCTCTTGTATGGCAAGTATTTGCCGGCACCCTTAGACCCTAA
- a CDS encoding APC family permease, which produces MARRYKLKRTLGIFLVTIYGLGNIVGAGIYALVGKVAGEAGTATPLAFLLASIVAGFSALSFAELSSRKPYSEGVSAYVHNAFRRKPVSIAVGALMAIATVVSAAALARAFGGYLYQYTGIFIPLGAALIIITFGLLSAWGIEESAKLAAVLTVIEVLGLGVIIWLGRGSIVASAQTPANFFDISSVGITGVLSAVFLAFYAYIGVEDIVHLSEETKKPRLTVPFAIIGAVTIATVLYTLVSIVAIDAVPLAELNKSAAPVGLIFTTLSSTPGWAIAIIALAATAGGVLAHIISGSRLLFGMAEAGWLHKRLAIVHETRKTPTVTIAVVVAVSIVLSTFAEVKTLALVTSYLILIIFSLVDTSLIIIKIRDKNTKKPIFSVSMIVPILGLVSSILLLVVQTSILL; this is translated from the coding sequence ATGGCCCGCCGGTACAAGCTTAAGCGTACACTCGGTATATTCTTAGTAACTATTTATGGCCTAGGCAACATAGTCGGAGCTGGCATATATGCTTTAGTAGGAAAAGTTGCAGGCGAAGCTGGAACAGCTACTCCATTGGCTTTTTTATTGGCATCTATCGTGGCTGGTTTTAGTGCATTATCTTTTGCAGAATTATCTAGCAGAAAACCATATAGCGAAGGTGTCTCGGCTTATGTGCATAACGCATTTCGCCGAAAGCCAGTTTCGATAGCCGTCGGCGCACTAATGGCAATCGCAACGGTTGTCTCGGCTGCCGCACTGGCTAGAGCTTTTGGAGGTTATCTTTACCAGTACACTGGTATATTTATCCCGCTTGGTGCAGCTCTTATAATTATCACTTTTGGATTGCTTTCGGCTTGGGGCATAGAAGAGTCAGCTAAGTTAGCAGCTGTACTAACGGTTATCGAGGTTCTTGGTCTGGGTGTTATTATCTGGCTAGGAAGGGGAAGTATAGTCGCTAGCGCTCAGACTCCAGCCAACTTTTTTGATATCAGTAGCGTAGGTATCACCGGCGTTTTGTCGGCAGTATTTTTGGCCTTTTATGCTTATATTGGCGTAGAGGACATTGTGCATTTGTCTGAAGAAACAAAAAAACCCAGGCTCACGGTTCCATTCGCTATTATCGGAGCTGTAACAATAGCTACAGTTCTCTACACTCTGGTTTCAATAGTAGCCATAGATGCCGTTCCACTTGCCGAGCTTAACAAATCGGCTGCTCCCGTTGGTTTGATCTTTACTACATTATCGAGTACGCCGGGCTGGGCGATCGCTATTATTGCTCTTGCGGCTACAGCCGGAGGGGTGCTGGCACATATCATCAGTGGTTCGCGATTGCTTTTTGGTATGGCTGAGGCTGGTTGGCTTCACAAAAGACTGGCAATTGTACATGAGACACGCAAGACTCCAACCGTAACAATCGCGGTGGTTGTTGCTGTATCTATAGTTTTATCGACCTTCGCCGAGGTAAAGACTCTAGCGCTGGTTACTAGCTACCTTATACTAATTATATTTTCGCTGGTCGATACATCGCTTATAATTATCAAAATCAGAGACAAAAACACTAAAAAGCCAATCTTTTCTGTCAGTATGATAGTGCCTATTTTGGGTCTAGTATCTAGTATTTTACTGCTGGTGGTGCAGACCAGCATTTTGCTTTAG
- a CDS encoding ATP-dependent RecD-like DNA helicase → MQKLTNQQGVALSAIGAWLKIAKGGGKQYLTLGGYAGTGKTTLLAALRRVLQTNIPSMKVGFAAYTGKATLVLKRKLVADNILQPGDSISTLHGLMYYSESSKGDAPKWRKRDFLRVDLVVVDEASMVSEEIWADLLSFGKPVLAVGDHGQLPPIGSSFNLMLEPDLTLDRIWRQAAESPIIAISALARNGNQIPIMSYGEGVAKLDNADPLTGDLIEEILQSHNTDTLILCGYNSTRQKLNAHVRLLKGMEGPDPQRNDIIVCLKNSRESGLSNGQIGLIEQITPAAHDDEELWWDITADFDGIKFEGFAPREQFGAPTTLKSVPKRPQKDSVGLFDFGYGLTVHKAQGSQAKRVLVFEERFPKMSQDEWQRWLYTAVTRAEQELYIIGN, encoded by the coding sequence ATGCAAAAACTTACCAATCAGCAGGGCGTAGCTTTAAGTGCTATTGGGGCTTGGCTAAAAATCGCCAAGGGCGGTGGTAAACAATACCTTACCCTAGGTGGCTATGCTGGTACTGGCAAAACCACTCTGCTAGCTGCTTTGCGTAGAGTCTTGCAAACTAACATCCCGAGCATGAAGGTTGGCTTTGCTGCCTATACTGGCAAGGCAACACTAGTGCTAAAACGCAAATTAGTGGCTGATAATATCTTGCAGCCTGGCGATTCTATATCTACACTGCATGGCCTGATGTATTATTCTGAGTCCAGTAAGGGGGATGCGCCAAAATGGCGAAAGCGCGATTTCTTGAGAGTCGATTTGGTGGTGGTCGATGAGGCTAGTATGGTCAGCGAGGAGATATGGGCTGACCTCCTCAGTTTTGGCAAGCCAGTTCTGGCAGTTGGAGACCATGGCCAGCTGCCGCCAATTGGCAGCAGCTTTAATCTAATGCTAGAGCCGGATCTAACGCTAGATAGAATATGGCGACAAGCTGCTGAAAGCCCTATTATAGCGATTTCAGCACTAGCAAGAAATGGCAATCAAATACCAATAATGAGCTATGGTGAAGGAGTGGCCAAGCTAGATAATGCCGACCCTCTTACTGGCGATCTGATTGAAGAGATACTGCAAAGTCACAATACCGACACACTAATACTCTGTGGCTATAACAGCACGCGTCAAAAACTCAATGCCCATGTGAGGCTACTTAAAGGGATGGAGGGCCCAGACCCACAGCGTAATGATATTATTGTTTGCCTAAAAAATAGCCGCGAATCAGGCCTCAGCAACGGGCAAATAGGCCTTATCGAACAAATCACTCCAGCCGCTCATGATGATGAAGAATTATGGTGGGACATTACGGCCGATTTTGATGGGATTAAATTTGAGGGCTTTGCACCGAGGGAACAATTTGGTGCCCCCACTACACTTAAGTCTGTGCCTAAAAGGCCTCAGAAGGACTCTGTCGGTCTGTTTGATTTCGGCTATGGCCTGACTGTTCATAAGGCTCAAGGCTCGCAGGCCAAGCGGGTGTTGGTTTTTGAGGAACGCTTTCCAAAAATGAGCCAAGACGAATGGCAACGCTGGCTGTATACCGCGGTCACCAGGGCCGAACAAGAGCTATATATTATTGGTAATTAG
- the trxB gene encoding thioredoxin-disulfide reductase yields MTKELKTKKYDLIIIGAGPAGYTAAIYAARASLKVLMISGTTPGGQLLLTSEVENFPGFKDGIKGPELMDEMKAQALRFGATIVQEIATKVELGGQPKKVWVGKSQFHAKSIIISTGASANWLGLDNEQRLMGNGISSCATCDAFFYQDKHVVVVGGGDSAMEEALTLAKFASKVTIVHRRSEFRASKIMQERVLSNEKITVKWNKTVVDVLGRDRVEGVKLKDLVTSKESSLKCDGMFVAIGHTPATELFKGTLETDSKGYLATKDNVKTALSGVFAAGDVTDPHYRQAITAAGDGCRAALEAERYIESS; encoded by the coding sequence ATGACTAAAGAATTAAAAACTAAAAAATATGATTTGATCATTATTGGTGCTGGCCCTGCGGGCTACACTGCCGCCATATACGCAGCTAGGGCTAGTCTTAAAGTACTTATGATTTCAGGTACCACCCCCGGAGGTCAGCTACTACTTACCAGCGAAGTAGAGAACTTTCCGGGCTTTAAGGACGGCATCAAGGGCCCTGAGCTGATGGATGAAATGAAAGCCCAGGCACTCCGTTTCGGGGCTACGATCGTCCAGGAGATAGCCACAAAAGTAGAGCTCGGTGGCCAGCCTAAAAAGGTCTGGGTTGGCAAATCTCAATTTCACGCCAAATCCATAATAATTTCTACTGGCGCAAGTGCTAACTGGCTCGGGCTAGATAACGAGCAGCGCTTGATGGGCAATGGCATATCGTCTTGTGCTACCTGCGATGCGTTCTTTTATCAGGATAAGCATGTAGTGGTGGTTGGCGGTGGCGATAGCGCAATGGAAGAAGCCCTGACACTAGCAAAATTTGCCAGTAAGGTCACAATAGTGCATCGTCGTAGTGAGTTTCGGGCTAGCAAAATAATGCAAGAAAGAGTACTAAGTAATGAAAAGATTACGGTCAAGTGGAATAAAACCGTAGTAGATGTATTGGGCCGAGACAGAGTTGAGGGTGTAAAGCTCAAGGACCTAGTGACCTCCAAGGAGTCTAGCCTAAAGTGCGATGGTATGTTTGTCGCAATCGGCCATACTCCAGCCACAGAGCTATTCAAGGGCACTCTCGAAACCGACTCCAAAGGCTATCTTGCGACCAAGGATAATGTCAAGACAGCTTTGTCTGGAGTATTTGCAGCCGGGGATGTAACAGACCCTCACTATAGGCAGGCCATAACAGCTGCCGGCGACGGCTGCAGGGCCGCGCTAGAAGCTGAGCGCTATATTGAATCCAGCTAG
- the rplU gene encoding 50S ribosomal protein L21, producing MIAVIESGSKQFMVEKGHIIEAELLHSDKDVIEFQALLLIDGDNIQVGKPVIENATVVAKVVEADVKADKVKILKYKAKKRQKTLTGHRQRHTILEITAINTK from the coding sequence ATGATAGCAGTAATAGAATCAGGTTCAAAGCAGTTTATGGTAGAAAAAGGCCACATTATTGAGGCCGAGCTTTTACACTCCGACAAAGATGTGATTGAGTTCCAAGCCCTATTGCTGATAGATGGTGACAATATCCAGGTCGGCAAGCCTGTTATTGAAAACGCCACTGTAGTAGCTAAGGTCGTGGAAGCCGATGTTAAGGCCGATAAAGTTAAGATCCTAAAATATAAGGCCAAGAAGCGTCAAAAAACTCTCACTGGCCACCGTCAGCGACACACTATATTAGAGATTACAGCTATAAACACTAAGTAA
- a CDS encoding AAA family ATPase — translation MHGDSKIIIVANQKGGVGKTTTAINCAAYLAKSARNVLLVDLDPQGNSTSGLAVDKNSLKHSVYDVLINSVPATDCIVATTVPNLHLLPSNSILAAAEVELSAVDGREYILANALSELKYDVIIIDSPPSLGLLTLNGFVASDFVLIPVQSEYYALEGLSELLNTIKRVRVGLNKQLQILGVVVTMHNKRTSLGEQVLAELRKHFPEKLFDTVVPRNIRLAEAPSHGRPIYEYDRFSKGALAYKKLSKEIEGRLF, via the coding sequence ATGCACGGAGACAGCAAAATAATAATAGTTGCCAATCAAAAAGGCGGCGTTGGAAAGACTACCACAGCAATTAATTGCGCCGCGTACTTGGCTAAATCTGCTCGTAATGTCTTACTAGTAGATTTAGACCCCCAGGGCAATAGTACCAGCGGCTTAGCGGTCGATAAGAACAGTCTTAAACATAGCGTTTATGATGTCTTGATCAATTCAGTTCCGGCGACCGATTGCATTGTTGCAACAACAGTGCCGAATCTCCATCTTTTACCATCTAATTCAATTTTGGCAGCAGCAGAGGTTGAACTCAGTGCTGTTGATGGCAGGGAATACATCCTGGCCAATGCTCTATCCGAACTGAAATATGATGTAATTATCATCGACAGCCCTCCATCTCTGGGGCTACTAACCCTAAATGGTTTTGTGGCAAGTGATTTTGTGCTAATCCCCGTACAAAGCGAATACTATGCCCTAGAGGGGCTCTCGGAATTATTAAATACTATTAAGCGTGTCAGGGTTGGGCTTAATAAGCAGCTGCAAATACTTGGTGTGGTTGTTACCATGCACAACAAACGCACCAGCCTAGGCGAACAGGTATTAGCTGAATTGCGTAAGCACTTTCCGGAGAAGCTATTTGACACAGTAGTGCCACGCAATATACGCTTAGCAGAAGCTCCCAGCCATGGTCGCCCTATTTACGAATACGACCGTTTCAGCAAGGGGGCACTGGCCTATAAGAAGTTATCTAAAGAAATCGAAGGGAGGTTGTTTTAA
- a CDS encoding ParB/RepB/Spo0J family partition protein, with protein MATKNRLGRGLDALIPVNMDEFVADSLPDGLKDNSNDVATIAIDKISPNPHQPRSEFLESDLKDLASSIKLHGVIQPLVVIKTKPGYFQLVAGERRMRASKLAGLSTVPAIVRTFSEQEQLELAVIENIQRADLKPLEVAIAYNKLVDQFNLTHLQISKRVGKGASTVSNAIRLVNLPHPAKLALQKGQISEGHARAILSLNETADQLQLLETIIKSRLTVREAEEAVRRYKDGNVDSKPPKAVKIRSEHAVLINSIGKYLATKVTIHKTAKGGRLQIEYYSDEELERIAEQIKGQN; from the coding sequence ATGGCTACTAAGAATAGATTAGGCAGAGGACTAGATGCGCTAATCCCTGTTAATATGGATGAGTTTGTGGCCGATAGCTTACCCGACGGTCTTAAGGATAATTCCAACGATGTTGCTACGATCGCTATCGATAAGATATCCCCCAACCCCCACCAACCTCGCTCTGAATTTTTAGAAAGTGATCTCAAGGATTTAGCTAGTAGTATTAAGCTGCATGGCGTAATTCAGCCCTTGGTCGTTATTAAAACCAAGCCTGGGTATTTTCAGCTAGTTGCCGGCGAGCGTCGTATGAGGGCATCTAAGCTAGCAGGCCTAAGCACCGTACCAGCAATTGTGAGAACTTTTAGTGAGCAAGAGCAGCTGGAGTTAGCCGTCATAGAAAACATTCAGAGGGCTGATCTCAAACCACTAGAAGTCGCTATCGCCTACAATAAATTAGTCGATCAATTCAACTTAACGCACCTTCAGATCTCTAAGCGAGTCGGTAAGGGTGCCTCGACAGTTTCAAATGCCATAAGGCTGGTTAATTTGCCTCATCCCGCCAAGTTAGCTCTACAAAAGGGCCAGATATCAGAGGGCCACGCCAGAGCGATACTATCCTTAAACGAAACTGCCGATCAGCTTCAGCTATTAGAAACAATCATTAAATCTAGGCTGACAGTGCGTGAAGCAGAGGAAGCCGTTCGCCGATATAAAGACGGCAATGTGGATTCTAAGCCGCCTAAAGCCGTAAAGATTAGATCTGAACATGCGGTACTTATAAATAGTATCGGGAAATATCTTGCGACAAAGGTAACTATCCATAAGACAGCCAAGGGTGGTAGGCTTCAGATAGAGTACTACTCAGATGAAGAGCTTGAGAGAATAGCCGAACAGATAAAGGGCCAAAACTAG
- the lepB gene encoding signal peptidase I, with product MDNNNNEPVDLTARLDESDLLKPGSVIAPNSPTKNQIAGNNSPAAAKEPHDLNRDVVEFNDFAESQTRTHQETEVEPKKGILHVAWELLKTLLIAAAVVIFINTFVFQAYYVSGSSMNPGYNDGDYILINKLASSLNNVSAIWGNKKGMDIKRGDVLVFRPPENAELFYVKRVIALPGERITLKNGVFKIYNKESPNGFILKEPYIDPAYISEGEVDEIIAPGNVFTVGDNRSPGGSYDSRFWGQLPQKNISGNAFFRLLPLNDIGFLGPAEYK from the coding sequence ATGGATAATAACAATAACGAACCGGTCGACCTTACGGCAAGACTAGACGAATCCGACCTCCTAAAGCCAGGTAGCGTGATCGCGCCCAACAGTCCAACCAAGAATCAAATAGCCGGCAACAATAGCCCAGCTGCCGCCAAGGAGCCCCATGATCTCAATCGGGATGTTGTTGAATTTAATGATTTCGCAGAATCTCAGACTCGCACTCACCAGGAAACCGAGGTTGAACCAAAAAAAGGCATACTTCATGTTGCCTGGGAGCTTCTCAAAACCCTTCTAATTGCCGCTGCAGTGGTGATATTTATCAATACTTTTGTTTTTCAGGCCTACTATGTTAGTGGCAGCAGTATGAACCCCGGCTATAATGACGGCGACTACATTTTAATAAATAAGCTAGCATCCTCGCTAAATAATGTATCGGCCATTTGGGGTAACAAAAAAGGCATGGACATTAAGCGTGGCGATGTACTAGTTTTTAGGCCACCAGAAAACGCTGAGCTGTTTTATGTTAAAAGAGTCATCGCCCTCCCTGGCGAGCGAATCACATTAAAAAATGGTGTATTCAAAATATATAATAAAGAAAGCCCTAATGGCTTCATACTAAAAGAGCCCTACATAGATCCTGCATACATTTCGGAGGGTGAAGTTGACGAAATAATAGCACCTGGGAATGTCTTTACTGTCGGGGACAACAGATCCCCTGGCGGTAGCTATGACTCTAGATTCTGGGGCCAACTGCCTCAGAAGAACATATCTGGCAACGCCTTCTTCAGGCTTCTACCTTTAAATGATATTGGATTTTTAGGGCCAGCGGAATATAAATAA
- a CDS encoding LCP family protein, translated as MKSKKQHKDSQTSTIQKDLTKPIKTKKKYRWGLRLIVAVIILVILAVGAIAVRSLTSLNKVLQKRTGIAAAGLKGDLELSKLKGEGEGRVNILLLGTGDAGHAGEGLTDTMIVASIDPKSKDVAMLGIPRDLYVKIPGFGWDKVNSAHALAEQENPGSGPELAKKTISEFIGQPIHYFVRLDFTGLKSAVDSLGGVDIYNSSYLSDTEYPCDTSESKSCGFKLNSGYYHMDGALALKYARCRKGTCGDDYGRARRQQSVVVGMRDQALRLGNILNPAKVADLIGIAGDHLKTDISIDELKRLADLASKVNSNKIANKVLDSENEGLVVNSSVGEASVVVPAAGIGKYGGIKSFVRSIFIDGYVKSELAKVEIKNSNAKPGAVYALSSILKSLGYNVINTSAVQDKGNGNGNTQILDYTNGSSPYTLKYLENRLKQPVSKAEKPAGSQADIVIILGAEYEPQGNI; from the coding sequence ATGAAGTCCAAAAAACAGCACAAGGATAGCCAGACTTCTACTATCCAAAAAGATTTGACCAAACCAATAAAGACCAAGAAAAAGTACCGCTGGGGCTTAAGGTTAATTGTTGCGGTTATAATTTTAGTTATACTTGCAGTAGGTGCTATAGCCGTAAGATCGTTAACATCTTTAAATAAGGTTCTGCAAAAAAGAACTGGTATCGCCGCCGCCGGCCTAAAAGGAGACCTAGAGCTAAGTAAACTTAAGGGCGAGGGAGAGGGTAGGGTAAATATTTTATTATTAGGAACTGGTGACGCTGGCCATGCGGGCGAAGGCTTAACCGATACTATGATTGTAGCTAGCATAGACCCTAAATCGAAGGATGTAGCGATGCTTGGTATTCCTAGGGACTTATATGTCAAGATCCCAGGCTTTGGCTGGGACAAGGTTAACTCGGCACATGCCCTAGCCGAGCAGGAGAATCCTGGGTCAGGCCCTGAACTAGCCAAGAAGACAATTAGTGAGTTTATTGGCCAGCCAATACACTACTTTGTTCGACTGGATTTCACTGGCTTGAAATCAGCGGTGGACTCCCTAGGGGGTGTAGATATTTATAATTCCTCATACCTAAGCGACACCGAGTACCCCTGCGACACGAGTGAATCAAAATCTTGCGGGTTCAAGCTAAACTCCGGCTATTACCATATGGATGGAGCCTTGGCCCTAAAGTATGCGAGATGCCGCAAGGGTACTTGCGGCGATGATTATGGACGCGCAAGGCGACAGCAATCAGTGGTAGTGGGCATGCGAGATCAGGCATTACGGCTTGGTAATATCTTGAACCCTGCTAAGGTCGCTGATCTTATCGGAATCGCTGGGGATCACTTGAAGACAGACATAAGTATCGATGAGTTAAAGCGTTTAGCCGATCTAGCCAGTAAGGTCAACTCCAACAAAATAGCTAATAAGGTGCTTGATTCGGAAAATGAAGGCCTGGTAGTTAACAGTAGTGTCGGTGAAGCCAGTGTTGTCGTGCCCGCGGCGGGAATCGGCAAATATGGCGGGATAAAGTCTTTCGTAAGAAGTATTTTTATTGATGGCTATGTCAAAAGCGAGTTGGCTAAGGTAGAAATAAAGAACTCAAATGCTAAGCCAGGAGCAGTGTATGCCCTATCCTCAATATTGAAATCTCTCGGCTATAATGTTATAAATACTTCAGCCGTTCAAGATAAAGGCAACGGTAACGGTAACACTCAGATCTTAGATTATACTAATGGGTCTAGTCCCTATACTCTAAAGTACCTGGAGAACAGATTGAAGCAGCCAGTTTCGAAAGCTGAAAAGCCCGCTGGTAGCCAGGCCGATATAGTAATTATTTTAGGAGCAGAATATGAACCTCAAGGCAACATTTAA